A section of the Numida meleagris isolate 19003 breed g44 Domestic line chromosome 16, NumMel1.0, whole genome shotgun sequence genome encodes:
- the LOC110406953 gene encoding RING finger protein 224-like yields MSQASGSPHAEDGGPCTEAHARTLSRGSQKLECIICYSSYDLCGRLPRRLYCGHTFCQACLKRLDAVANEQRWIPCPQCRQNTPTPRGGVTMLDLDLATFLLVKADKEHPRAAARSLPDVATKGSCKELPVTQQPLGLCQDAAPRAPFPHRGCCRPCICCGVTAAFES; encoded by the coding sequence ATGTCCCAGGCCAGTGGTAGCCCCCATGCAGAGGATGGGGGGCCATGCACCGAGGCGCACGCACGCACCCTGAGCCGAGGCAGCCAGAAGCTTGAGTGCATCATCTGCTACTCCTCATATGACCTGTGTGGCCGGCTGCCACGCCGACTCTACTGCGGCCATACCTTCTGCCAGGCCTGCCTTAAGCGTCTGGATGCTGTCGCCAATGAGCAGCGCTGGATCCCCTGCCCACAGTGCCGCCAAAATACTCCCACACCGCGCGGCGGTGTCACCATGCTCGACCTCGACCTGGCCACTTTCCTCCTCGTCAAGGCTGACAAGGAGCATCCTCGGGCAGCTGCACGCTCCCTGCCAGACGTGGCCACCAAGGGCTCATGCAAGGAGCTGCCGGTCACACAGCAGCCACTGGGGCTGTGCCAAGACGCAGCGCCCCGGGCGCCGTTCCCACACCGTGGCTGCTGCCGGCCATGCATCTGCTGTGGGGTGACAGCAGCTTTCGAGAGCTGA
- the LRRC26 gene encoding LOW QUALITY PROTEIN: leucine-rich repeat-containing protein 26 (The sequence of the model RefSeq protein was modified relative to this genomic sequence to represent the inferred CDS: deleted 1 base in 1 codon), which yields MQLPGAGRIQMLAAPKGARKGRVAWQGEGCWAPCPGATPMPGTGEPSPREWAAMGGWRGPGMLLALLLLLCPLPTPACPHTCYCWAGEVDCRQRALHEVPLLLPTNASTLWLGYNLIAVLGARAFPSLPVLLRLSLPHNGLEKIHRQALLGLGALRELDLSDNYLTVLSPETFLPLTSLATLNLGYNRLEELEAGVPRALPQLQVIFLNGNPWLCSCSILPLWRWLGHNREKVPERSSLQCMFPESLNTYPIMAFGNDSFRQCQKVPLSAQHYAAFLLIGPFSFLASIFCCTLMGSIVVIYQQLRKDPQTRRRPLSSGGH from the exons ATGCAGCTACCGGGAGCTGGGCGCATCCAGATGCTCGCTGCGCCCAAGGGTGCCAGGAAGGGACGTGTGGCTTGGCAAGGCGAGgggtgctgggcaccctgcccT GGGGCAACCCCAATGCCAGGGACTGGGGAGCCCTCACCACGTGAGTGGGCAGCCATGGGCGGATGGAGGGGTCCTGGCATGCTGCTGGCCCTACTGCTCCTCCTGTGCCCGCTGCCCACGCCAGCGTGTCCCCACACCTGCTACTGCTGGGCAGGGGAAGTGGACTGCCGCCAGCGTGCCCTGCATGAGGTTCCGCTGCTCCTGCCCACCAATGCCAGCACCCTCTGGCTCGGCTACAACCTCATCGCCGTACTCGGGGCCCGTGCCTTCCCCTCCCTGCCGGTGCTGCTGCGGCTCAGCCTGCCCCATAATGGCTTGGAGAAGATCCACCGgcaggcactgctggggctCGGGGCGCTGCGGGAGCTGGACCTCAGTGACAACTACCTGACTGTGCTGAGCCCTGAGACATTCCTGCCCCTCACCAGCCTGGCTACACTCAACTTGGGCTACAATAGGCTGGAAGAGTTGGAGGCAGGGGTGCCGCGTGCCTTGCCCCAGCTCCAAGTGATCTTTCTGAACGGGAACccctggctgtgctcctgcagcatcctgcCCCTCTGGCGCTGGCTGGGACACAACAGGGAAAAAGTACCAG AGAGGAGTTCCCTCCAGTGCATGTTCCCAGAATCGCTGAACACATACCCAATCATGGCCTTTGGGAATGATTCCTTCCGGCAGTGTCAGAAGGTCCCGCTGTCAGCCCAGCACTACGCTGCCTTCCTGCTCATCGGGCCCTTCTCCTTCCTGGCCAGCATCTTCTGCTGCACCTTGATGGGCTCCATCGTGGTCATTTATCAGCAACTACGTAAGGATCCCCAAACCCGGAGGAGACCCCTCAGCAGTGGCGGTCACTGA